A stretch of Alkalicella caledoniensis DNA encodes these proteins:
- the nth gene encoding endonuclease III, with the protein MKKDEVLEVIEILKETYPDAKCELDYQSPFQLLIATILSAQCTDVRVNKVTARLFQKANSPHEMVGLGIDDLKNEIKECGLFNNKSKNIMLCCTDLLDKHNGEVPGDLDELTNLAGVGRKTANVVLSNAFDVPAIAVDTHVFRVSNRIGIVRAKNVDATEKQLMKKIPKNLWTLSHHLLIFHGRRICTARNPKCEVCPVNEHCRYAKKIS; encoded by the coding sequence GTGAAAAAAGACGAAGTTCTTGAGGTCATAGAAATACTAAAAGAAACTTATCCTGACGCAAAATGTGAGCTGGATTACCAGTCTCCTTTTCAATTACTTATAGCAACAATTTTATCTGCCCAGTGTACAGATGTACGTGTAAACAAGGTGACAGCAAGATTATTTCAAAAAGCCAACTCTCCCCATGAAATGGTGGGACTAGGAATTGATGACTTGAAAAATGAAATCAAAGAATGTGGACTATTTAATAATAAAAGCAAAAATATTATGTTATGTTGTACAGACTTACTTGATAAACATAATGGTGAAGTTCCAGGTGACCTCGATGAACTAACTAATTTAGCTGGTGTAGGAAGAAAAACTGCCAATGTGGTACTTAGTAACGCCTTTGACGTGCCTGCTATAGCTGTGGATACACATGTTTTCCGGGTTTCCAATAGGATAGGTATAGTCAGAGCGAAAAATGTAGATGCAACAGAAAAACAACTAATGAAAAAAATACCAAAGAATCTATGGACCTTAAGCCATCACTTATTGATTTTTCATGGTAGAAGAATTTGTACAGCTAGGAATCCAAAATGCGAAGTATGCCCAGTAAATGAACACTGTAGGTATGCAAAAAAAATAAGTTAA
- a CDS encoding DUF4438 domain-containing protein yields the protein MLRTNKEKLVQISVCGEITHPKNNFPRITTEGKVKFLPGTGGITYNVMLGDKACGFVADHVEPGVSISNSDTMNNNGLNILTSVGNTAKVISGDAKGDLGYVTGMHGGIEHVLVYFPKETLEKLTIGDKIQIKSWGTGLELEDCPDVKVYNTDPDLVEKMNIRVLEDGTLEVPVVTTVPAHLMGSGIGAITAHRGDYDIMTADKEAFDASNLGELRFGDIILLEDCDNSYGRGYLKGAVSIGVVVHSDCVITGHGPGVTTLLTCQSPKIKGVIDPKANIGNYLGILK from the coding sequence ATGTTGAGAACTAATAAAGAAAAGCTAGTACAGATATCAGTGTGTGGTGAAATAACTCACCCTAAAAACAACTTTCCACGTATTACAACAGAGGGAAAGGTAAAATTCCTTCCTGGCACAGGTGGAATTACTTACAATGTGATGTTAGGAGATAAGGCATGTGGTTTTGTGGCAGACCATGTGGAGCCTGGGGTTAGTATTTCAAACTCTGATACTATGAACAATAACGGGCTTAATATTTTAACTTCTGTTGGTAATACCGCTAAGGTAATAAGTGGAGATGCTAAAGGTGATTTGGGTTATGTTACTGGTATGCACGGTGGGATAGAGCACGTACTTGTTTACTTCCCAAAGGAAACCTTAGAAAAGTTAACAATTGGCGATAAAATTCAAATAAAATCTTGGGGAACTGGCCTGGAATTAGAAGATTGCCCAGATGTAAAAGTCTATAACACCGACCCTGATCTTGTTGAAAAAATGAACATTAGGGTATTAGAAGATGGTACTCTAGAAGTCCCTGTTGTGACAACTGTACCTGCTCACCTTATGGGTTCAGGCATAGGTGCAATTACCGCCCATAGGGGGGATTATGATATCATGACAGCAGACAAAGAGGCCTTTGATGCAAGCAATCTAGGTGAGTTGCGCTTTGGTGATATCATTTTACTAGAAGACTGCGATAACAGCTATGGTCGAGGTTATCTAAAAGGTGCTGTATCCATAGGGGTAGTTGTACACAGCGACTGTGTAATAACTGGACACGGCCCTGGTGTAACAACTTTGCTTACTTGTCAAAGTCCTAAAATTAAAGGTGTAATTGATCCAAAGGCTAACATTGGGAATTATTTAGGTATTTTGAAGTAA
- the trmL gene encoding tRNA (uridine(34)/cytosine(34)/5-carboxymethylaminomethyluridine(34)-2'-O)-methyltransferase TrmL, which produces MHIVLVEPEIPQNTGNIARTCAATNTSLHLVEPLGFTIDDKYLKRAGLDYWEKVNIYRYKNLEHFFEENKGGRFFYLTTKGKKGYHEVTYKENDFLMFGKETKGLPEDLIYGDFENAITVPMAPDGVRSLNLSNTVALVLYEGLRQLDFKF; this is translated from the coding sequence ATGCATATAGTTTTAGTTGAACCTGAGATACCTCAAAACACTGGCAACATAGCAAGAACATGTGCTGCTACCAATACAAGCTTACACCTAGTGGAACCTTTAGGTTTCACCATAGATGATAAATACCTGAAAAGGGCAGGTCTAGACTATTGGGAAAAAGTGAATATTTATAGATACAAGAATCTAGAACATTTTTTTGAGGAAAACAAAGGTGGAAGATTTTTTTACTTAACAACTAAAGGTAAAAAGGGGTACCATGAGGTTACATATAAAGAAAATGACTTTCTTATGTTTGGGAAAGAGACAAAAGGATTGCCAGAGGACCTTATTTATGGAGATTTCGAAAACGCCATAACAGTACCCATGGCCCCAGATGGTGTGAGATCTTTGAATTTATCTAACACTGTTGCGTTAGTCCTTTATGAAGGCTTAAGGCAGCTAGATTTTAAATTTTGA
- a CDS encoding YigZ family protein — protein MLKKYYRLKDLGVKEIIINKSRFIGLATPIESEEQALEIIQRVKKEHYNANHNVYAYQIGENDEIQRANDDGEPSGTAGKPVLEIIKKENLKNTLIIVTRYFGGIKLGSGGLIRAYAQCAKEGIMAAKKGYNLLMSNVTVFYDYTFHGKIENYLQNFKYVIGSEFTDRVAINILLDDVELDTFTQEIKNLTSGQSEIHINNQEYVFVEEVNND, from the coding sequence ATGTTAAAGAAATATTACCGCTTAAAAGATCTAGGAGTAAAGGAGATTATTATCAATAAATCGAGGTTTATTGGACTTGCAACTCCCATAGAATCAGAAGAGCAGGCCTTAGAAATTATCCAAAGGGTGAAAAAAGAGCACTATAATGCTAACCATAATGTATATGCTTATCAAATTGGTGAAAACGACGAGATACAAAGGGCAAATGATGACGGTGAGCCAAGTGGAACGGCTGGCAAACCAGTCCTTGAGATAATCAAAAAAGAGAACTTAAAAAACACCCTTATAATTGTTACAAGGTACTTTGGTGGTATTAAGCTTGGTAGTGGAGGCTTAATTAGGGCGTATGCCCAATGTGCTAAAGAAGGGATAATGGCTGCAAAAAAAGGATACAACCTTCTTATGAGCAATGTTACTGTTTTCTATGACTATACATTTCATGGGAAAATAGAAAACTACTTACAAAATTTTAAATACGTAATTGGCAGTGAATTTACTGACAGGGTTGCCATAAACATATTGCTTGATGACGTAGAATTGGATACTTTTACACAAGAAATCAAAAACTTAACTTCTGGACAGTCAGAGATCCATATAAACAACCAGGAATATGTATTTGTGGAGGAGGTAAATAATGATTAG
- a CDS encoding TIM barrel protein yields the protein MIRIGPAGNSSLFYEEGNKSSIEIPKFLHGKGLNAYEYQCGRGVRVREDFCKQLKEESEKYDIRLSLHAPYFINLASEDKEKLTKSIGHMEKSLVAAQAMGAKVIVVHPGAVKKGEPRGQSLARAKDFLYEALDKTKEFENISIGLETMGKVNQLGSLDEVLELCEVSKRLVPVIDFGHLHARDKGLLTSKEEFRKVLELIGSKLGAEKLRSLHAHFSPIEYTQGGEKKHRTFDEKEYGPRFEDLAPLIMEYNMSPVIISESADKQTEDAMLMMDIYTKVKGEMK from the coding sequence ATGATTAGAATTGGACCTGCAGGAAACTCCAGTCTTTTTTACGAAGAAGGAAATAAATCATCCATAGAAATACCAAAGTTCCTACATGGAAAAGGATTAAATGCATACGAATATCAGTGTGGAAGAGGAGTTAGGGTAAGGGAAGATTTTTGCAAACAGTTAAAAGAGGAAAGTGAAAAATATGATATCAGATTAAGTTTGCATGCCCCTTACTTTATAAATTTAGCATCAGAGGATAAAGAAAAGCTTACAAAAAGTATAGGTCATATGGAAAAATCCCTTGTAGCTGCCCAAGCCATGGGGGCTAAAGTTATTGTAGTGCACCCTGGAGCTGTGAAAAAAGGTGAACCAAGGGGCCAGTCCTTAGCACGAGCGAAGGACTTTTTGTATGAGGCTTTAGATAAAACAAAGGAGTTTGAAAATATAAGCATTGGACTAGAAACCATGGGTAAGGTTAATCAACTGGGGAGCTTAGACGAGGTGTTAGAGCTATGTGAAGTGAGCAAAAGGCTAGTGCCCGTGATAGATTTCGGGCATTTGCATGCCAGGGATAAAGGGCTCCTTACAAGTAAAGAGGAGTTTAGAAAAGTTCTAGAACTTATTGGTAGTAAACTAGGCGCCGAAAAGCTCAGGTCATTACATGCACATTTTAGCCCCATAGAATATACTCAAGGGGGAGAGAAAAAACATAGAACCTTTGACGAAAAGGAATATGGACCAAGATTTGAAGATCTTGCTCCATTAATTATGGAGTATAATATGTCACCTGTAATAATATCTGAGTCCGCAGATAAACAAACAGAAGATGCCATGCTGATGATGGATATATATACAAAAGTTAAGGGAGAGATGAAATGA
- a CDS encoding HAD family hydrolase — MMFKAVLFDLDGTLLHLDTESFLGKYIKALSLKVKDHIPMEKFPKYLLESTHVMVTDNDGAKTNEEVFMEHFFKITQGDEKKLRPVFDSFYVEQFPALGDEYTGHPKAKEVIEHCKQKGLKIVLATNPVFPKAAILERLRWAGLSSEDFDVISCYEDMHFCKPNKNYFQELLDIIDVAPEHALMVGNDCQEDMVAGELGIKTFLVKDFIIDRGGQCHPDYQGDLGDITKII; from the coding sequence ATGATGTTTAAGGCTGTTTTATTTGATTTGGATGGGACCTTATTGCATTTAGATACCGAAAGTTTTTTAGGTAAGTACATAAAAGCTCTAAGCCTAAAGGTGAAAGACCATATCCCCATGGAGAAGTTTCCGAAATACCTACTGGAATCTACCCATGTAATGGTAACTGACAATGACGGAGCTAAGACAAACGAAGAAGTGTTCATGGAGCATTTCTTTAAAATAACCCAAGGTGATGAAAAAAAGCTTAGACCAGTATTTGATAGCTTCTATGTGGAGCAATTTCCTGCTTTAGGTGATGAATATACAGGGCACCCTAAGGCAAAAGAAGTCATAGAGCACTGTAAGCAAAAGGGTCTTAAGATAGTCCTTGCTACTAACCCAGTTTTCCCTAAAGCTGCTATCCTTGAAAGACTACGCTGGGCTGGCCTAAGTTCTGAGGATTTTGATGTAATTTCTTGCTATGAAGATATGCATTTTTGTAAGCCTAATAAAAACTACTTTCAAGAACTTTTAGATATAATCGATGTGGCACCTGAGCATGCACTTATGGTGGGGAATGACTGCCAAGAAGACATGGTTGCAGGTGAGCTTGGAATAAAAACCTTTTTGGTAAAGGATTTCATAATAGATAGAGGGGGACAGTGCCACCCTGACTACCAGGGTGATTTGGGAGATATTACAAAAATAATTTAG
- a CDS encoding Fur family transcriptional regulator, with amino-acid sequence MTKQRKLILDVLRSTKSHPTADWIYNQVRGEMPNISLGTVYRNLGVLKEKGEILELNYGSSFSRYDCNPENHYHLTCTKCERVFDLKIPIQKQLVKEVMDIDGHKVLDHRLEFYGICKECKKQEVN; translated from the coding sequence ATGACTAAACAGAGAAAGTTAATACTTGATGTACTTAGGAGTACAAAATCACATCCTACTGCCGATTGGATTTATAATCAGGTAAGGGGAGAAATGCCTAATATAAGTCTAGGTACAGTTTATCGTAACCTTGGAGTTTTGAAGGAAAAAGGTGAGATATTAGAACTTAATTACGGGAGCTCTTTTAGTCGATACGATTGTAATCCAGAAAATCACTACCACTTAACATGTACAAAGTGTGAAAGGGTTTTTGACTTAAAGATACCTATCCAAAAACAGCTAGTAAAAGAGGTTATGGATATAGATGGACATAAAGTATTAGACCACAGGCTAGAGTTCTACGGAATATGTAAGGAATGTAAAAAACAAGAAGTCAACTAA
- a CDS encoding DUF445 domain-containing protein, translating into MTIIKVLILASIGGIIGWVTNHLAIKLMFRPFNEVKVPILNLTFQGLIPKRKGEIANTIATTIETELFSTTELLENMLTEDNQKQILHFLKVKLTSVVKEKLPPMLAMFSPAVTSMVDSVLEKEGPSILREIMFQGGEMLTEQVQVSSLVEEKINSFDLEKLEGIILSIARKELKHIEFLGGVLGFIIGLVQGGIIILIG; encoded by the coding sequence ATGACAATAATTAAAGTATTAATCTTAGCTAGTATAGGAGGTATTATTGGTTGGGTTACTAACCATTTAGCTATAAAGCTTATGTTTAGGCCATTCAATGAGGTAAAAGTTCCCATACTGAATCTAACCTTCCAAGGTTTGATACCTAAGCGAAAAGGGGAAATAGCAAATACCATAGCAACAACAATAGAAACTGAATTATTTTCCACTACAGAGCTTTTGGAAAACATGCTTACTGAAGACAATCAGAAGCAGATTTTACATTTTCTAAAAGTCAAACTAACCAGTGTAGTAAAGGAAAAATTGCCACCTATGTTAGCCATGTTCTCTCCTGCAGTTACATCAATGGTAGACAGCGTCCTTGAAAAAGAAGGGCCTTCTATATTGCGGGAAATCATGTTTCAAGGGGGGGAAATGCTAACAGAGCAAGTTCAGGTGTCTAGTTTGGTGGAAGAAAAAATTAATTCTTTTGATCTTGAAAAACTAGAAGGTATAATCCTTTCCATAGCAAGGAAAGAACTAAAGCATATAGAGTTTTTAGGTGGTGTACTAGGATTTATTATAGGCTTAGTACAGGGAGGAATTATAATTCTCATAGGATAA
- the ltaE gene encoding low-specificity L-threonine aldolase translates to MIELRSDTFTVADEKMRRAMAQAQVGDDVYNEDPTVNNLQKIAGEFFGKESAIFVPSGTMGNLLAVLTACQRGDEIIAEYNSHIFQYEVAGVSALAGVQINPIKGIDGKIPIDYLNGAIRDENIHFPTTRMICLENTHNMSGGKVLEVEYINAVAGIAKKNNIHLHIDGARIFNAAVAQGIDPKKLLENVDSVMVCLSKGLGAPMGSLLVGTEEFINSARKYRKMLGGGMRQWGHAAAAALIALEDGPKRLHEDHENCKALAEALKEKKWTEDVQQSTNICRFFVPDNNQADNFQEYMLKNGVRVQKAGNSFRMVTHFNVSQEDTKKVVELINNF, encoded by the coding sequence GTGATTGAATTAAGAAGCGATACATTTACAGTGGCCGATGAGAAAATGAGAAGGGCAATGGCCCAAGCACAAGTTGGTGACGATGTTTATAACGAAGACCCAACTGTAAATAACCTGCAAAAAATTGCAGGAGAATTTTTCGGAAAAGAATCAGCTATCTTTGTCCCTAGTGGAACCATGGGCAACCTTTTGGCTGTGTTGACTGCCTGTCAAAGGGGTGACGAAATAATAGCTGAGTATAATAGCCACATTTTTCAATATGAAGTCGCAGGTGTCTCAGCCCTAGCAGGAGTGCAAATAAATCCCATAAAGGGTATTGATGGGAAAATCCCCATAGATTATTTAAATGGGGCTATTAGGGATGAAAACATCCATTTCCCAACCACAAGGATGATTTGCCTTGAAAATACCCATAACATGTCTGGTGGTAAAGTTTTGGAAGTAGAATACATAAATGCGGTGGCAGGTATTGCCAAAAAAAACAATATACACCTTCACATAGATGGAGCTCGTATTTTCAATGCAGCAGTAGCCCAAGGCATTGACCCAAAAAAACTTCTGGAAAATGTGGATTCAGTAATGGTATGTTTATCAAAGGGACTTGGTGCCCCCATGGGATCACTATTAGTGGGGACGGAAGAATTTATAAATAGTGCAAGGAAATACCGTAAAATGCTAGGTGGAGGCATGAGGCAGTGGGGGCATGCAGCAGCAGCAGCCCTTATTGCATTAGAAGATGGACCTAAAAGACTTCATGAAGATCATGAAAACTGCAAAGCACTGGCAGAGGCTTTAAAAGAAAAAAAATGGACAGAGGATGTCCAACAAAGCACAAATATCTGTAGATTTTTTGTGCCTGATAATAATCAAGCAGATAACTTTCAAGAGTACATGTTAAAAAACGGTGTTAGAGTACAAAAGGCTGGCAACTCATTTAGGATGGTTACCCATTTTAATGTTTCACAAGAAGATACAAAGAAGGTTGTAGAGCTAATAAATAATTTCTAA
- a CDS encoding alpha-amylase family glycosyl hydrolase, with the protein MENEIIYFLMLDRFNQGEDKKEIKDIDKNHPRRFHGGDLQGLMDKLPYIKDLGFTTVWLTPIYKNETNGYHGYWAEDFYSVDPHFGDLDKFIELVNRAHHLGIKILLDIVVNHTGKTHPFFVDNEKRHWYHPHEPIINIDDQREVEDKCLAMLPDLNQDIPEVERYLIDMCKWWISETGLDGFRIDTVKHVPRRFWKKFCKELKELKEDIILIGEVWHPDPAYLAVYQEDGINSLVDFPLYEAIVDIFAQDKPMDKISTVLAQDHLYKNPNILGTFIDNHDVPRFISETHDKGEERLKLALAFLLSFRGVPIIYYGTEIAMEGGNDPDNRKDMDFGANPKFTEYVKGLIKLRKENLALNQGQVKILKVGHDTILFLRQHGDEKIVVAINNSTDNKEIALRVPKSIRGENWQVIWGQGTHKYDYGIVTCGVPKKSAVLYRVK; encoded by the coding sequence ATGGAAAATGAAATTATATACTTTTTAATGTTAGATAGGTTTAACCAAGGTGAAGATAAAAAGGAAATTAAAGATATAGATAAAAATCACCCTAGAAGATTTCACGGAGGTGATTTACAAGGCCTAATGGATAAATTGCCCTATATAAAAGATCTTGGTTTTACCACAGTTTGGCTTACACCAATATATAAAAACGAAACCAATGGCTACCACGGGTACTGGGCTGAAGATTTTTATTCAGTAGATCCCCACTTTGGTGATTTGGATAAATTTATTGAGCTTGTGAATAGAGCCCACCATTTAGGTATTAAAATACTCCTGGATATAGTTGTCAATCATACTGGTAAAACTCATCCATTTTTCGTGGATAATGAAAAGAGACACTGGTATCATCCCCACGAACCCATTATTAATATAGATGATCAAAGGGAAGTGGAAGATAAATGCCTTGCTATGCTTCCGGATTTGAATCAAGACATTCCAGAGGTTGAGAGATACCTTATAGATATGTGTAAATGGTGGATCAGTGAAACTGGCTTAGATGGCTTTAGAATTGATACTGTTAAGCATGTGCCCCGTAGGTTTTGGAAGAAATTTTGTAAAGAACTCAAGGAACTGAAAGAGGATATAATCTTAATAGGTGAAGTATGGCACCCAGACCCGGCCTATCTAGCTGTATATCAAGAAGATGGAATAAATTCCTTAGTGGATTTTCCCCTGTACGAAGCTATTGTAGATATTTTTGCCCAAGATAAGCCCATGGACAAGATTTCAACGGTATTAGCTCAAGATCACCTTTATAAAAATCCTAATATTTTAGGCACATTTATAGATAATCATGATGTGCCAAGGTTTATAAGTGAAACCCATGATAAGGGTGAGGAAAGATTAAAATTGGCACTAGCTTTTTTATTGAGCTTTAGAGGGGTTCCGATAATTTATTATGGAACAGAAATTGCCATGGAAGGCGGCAATGACCCTGACAATAGAAAGGATATGGATTTCGGTGCAAACCCTAAGTTCACTGAATACGTAAAGGGGCTAATTAAGCTGAGAAAAGAAAACTTAGCACTGAACCAAGGGCAGGTAAAAATTCTTAAAGTTGGCCATGATACTATTTTATTTCTAAGGCAACATGGGGATGAAAAAATAGTTGTGGCTATAAATAATAGTACAGATAACAAAGAGATTGCATTGAGAGTACCGAAAAGTATAAGGGGGGAAAACTGGCAGGTTATTTGGGGACAAGGTACACATAAGTATGACTATGGGATAGTTACTTGTGGTGTTCCTAAAAAATCAGCGGTGCTGTATAGGGTTAAGTAA
- a CDS encoding SH3 domain-containing protein, with protein sequence MQKKYKIMIIALLVVTFSVVGASAAWMNTSKPGTADNPLVSQGYLDKVFSIFRSEVQSDLEAQQQKYDQLHNQYKGLEKELGDLKKVVNDLTNGQPTTPTNPTTPTTPTQPTNPTPPTSSAKATIVVDSSVVNFRSGNSTSDSVVETVRKGDEIVALKYSNEWIQGTFNNKTGWIAGWLVKSKSGHQIAYINSSLVNVRSGPGTNHSLVTQVRSGDIVRILSEQGDWCRVILPDGKEAWIFKPLLTRI encoded by the coding sequence TTGCAAAAGAAGTATAAAATAATGATTATAGCTCTACTGGTTGTTACATTTTCTGTGGTTGGAGCAAGTGCTGCTTGGATGAATACCTCAAAACCTGGAACAGCAGACAACCCTCTAGTAAGTCAAGGTTATTTAGATAAAGTATTTTCTATCTTTAGGTCTGAGGTGCAAAGTGATCTTGAGGCTCAGCAACAAAAATATGATCAGTTACATAACCAGTACAAAGGGTTAGAAAAAGAGCTAGGGGATTTAAAGAAAGTGGTAAATGATTTGACCAATGGTCAACCAACAACCCCTACAAACCCTACAACCCCAACCACTCCTACACAGCCTACAAACCCAACCCCTCCAACATCCAGCGCCAAAGCCACAATTGTTGTGGATTCAAGTGTTGTTAACTTTAGAAGTGGAAACAGCACATCAGATTCTGTTGTTGAAACTGTACGTAAAGGTGACGAAATAGTTGCTCTTAAGTATAGTAATGAGTGGATTCAAGGAACTTTCAATAACAAGACTGGTTGGATTGCAGGATGGTTAGTTAAAAGCAAGTCAGGCCATCAAATAGCTTATATCAATTCTTCCTTGGTTAATGTTCGTTCAGGCCCAGGTACTAACCACAGTTTAGTAACTCAAGTGAGGTCAGGAGATATCGTTAGAATATTGTCCGAGCAAGGTGACTGGTGTAGAGTTATATTACCTGATGGTAAAGAAGCTTGGATATTTAAGCCTTTGTTAACTAGAATTTAA
- a CDS encoding DRTGG domain-containing protein: protein MSETKHELIIEHIENLPIGSKISVRRIAKNLKVSEGTAYRAIKEAENIGLVSTMPRVGTVRIKKQSKENIEKLTFAEIVNIVEGSVLGGRTGLHKTLNKFIIGAMEIDAMVKYIEQDNLLIVGNRLEAQKMALEIGSAVLITGGFDTDEEIKKIADKKELPVIQTTYDTFTIATLINRAIYDRLIKKDIVLVEDIVVREPDYLPITAKISTWKRMVRETTHTRFPVVDDSMRVVGVVTSKDVAGAELFSSIEKYMTRNPVTVTQKTSLASVAHTMVWEGIEMIPVVENRKLIGVVSRQDVMKALQQGQKQPQISMTINDTVLSNFKEEESPGGVRLAGEITPMMTNHIGGASSGALMTLLTNAAYAALRKAKYLDTVTESITVYFFKPIQIETPIVVEARILDMGRKNGKVDLTIYSQGNIVCKALLSAQVLDK from the coding sequence ATGTCAGAAACTAAACACGAACTTATTATAGAACACATAGAAAACTTACCTATAGGGTCCAAAATATCCGTAAGACGTATTGCAAAAAATCTTAAGGTAAGTGAAGGTACAGCTTATAGGGCAATAAAAGAGGCTGAGAATATCGGTCTTGTAAGTACAATGCCCAGGGTAGGGACCGTAAGAATTAAAAAGCAAAGTAAAGAAAATATAGAGAAGCTTACATTCGCAGAGATTGTTAACATAGTAGAAGGAAGTGTTTTAGGTGGTCGAACAGGTCTACATAAAACCTTAAATAAGTTCATAATCGGAGCCATGGAAATTGATGCTATGGTAAAATACATAGAACAAGACAACTTGCTAATCGTAGGTAATAGGTTAGAAGCTCAAAAAATGGCACTGGAGATAGGGTCTGCAGTGTTGATAACAGGTGGATTTGATACAGATGAGGAAATAAAAAAGATAGCCGATAAAAAGGAACTGCCTGTTATACAAACAACATACGATACATTTACCATAGCAACACTTATAAATAGAGCCATTTACGATAGACTAATCAAAAAAGATATAGTTTTAGTTGAAGATATAGTTGTAAGAGAGCCAGATTATTTACCAATCACCGCAAAAATCTCCACATGGAAACGTATGGTTAGGGAAACAACACACACACGCTTCCCCGTTGTGGATGATAGTATGAGAGTTGTGGGTGTAGTGACATCTAAAGATGTGGCTGGGGCTGAGCTATTTAGCTCAATTGAGAAATACATGACTAGAAACCCTGTTACAGTAACGCAAAAAACCTCCCTAGCCTCAGTGGCACATACTATGGTTTGGGAAGGCATTGAGATGATCCCAGTAGTAGAGAATCGTAAACTCATAGGTGTGGTATCACGACAGGATGTTATGAAGGCTTTGCAACAAGGTCAAAAACAGCCCCAGATTAGTATGACTATAAATGATACAGTACTTAGCAATTTTAAAGAAGAAGAATCGCCAGGGGGCGTAAGACTTGCGGGAGAAATTACCCCAATGATGACAAACCACATTGGTGGCGCCAGTAGTGGTGCTTTAATGACCCTTTTAACAAATGCTGCATATGCTGCCCTAAGAAAAGCTAAGTATTTAGATACTGTAACAGAGAGTATTACTGTATACTTTTTTAAGCCTATCCAAATAGAAACACCTATAGTAGTTGAGGCAAGGATACTGGATATGGGTAGAAAAAATGGAAAAGTAGATTTGACAATCTACTCCCAAGGAAATATTGTATGTAAAGCACTTTTGTCCGCTCAAGTTTTGGATAAATAG
- a CDS encoding YtrH family sporulation protein produces MQNGNSFWSTATLEFFIALGVVIGGSTIGTLSTLLTGRPPLYTMADLAGRLKIWALVAALGGTFSTIRAIESGFLGGQLSVVVKQVVLILFAFGGSHIGYLIILMLTKGEG; encoded by the coding sequence ATGCAAAATGGCAATTCTTTTTGGTCCACTGCTACTTTAGAATTTTTCATAGCTTTAGGTGTTGTAATAGGTGGTTCTACCATAGGAACTTTGAGTACTTTATTAACTGGTAGGCCACCCCTTTACACAATGGCAGACTTAGCAGGTCGCTTAAAAATCTGGGCATTGGTTGCTGCCCTAGGTGGAACATTTTCAACTATCCGGGCTATCGAAAGTGGTTTTTTAGGAGGACAGCTTTCAGTTGTTGTTAAACAAGTGGTTCTAATACTATTTGCATTTGGAGGTTCCCACATCGGTTATCTGATAATTCTAATGCTAACTAAAGGAGAAGGGTAA